In Aquimarina spinulae, a single window of DNA contains:
- a CDS encoding aldo/keto reductase produces MKYKKFGKLDWNVSQVGYGMWGMAGWSESDDKISNKSLDRAIELGCNFFDTAWGYAEGRSEQILAGLLKRHSEKRLYTATKIPPKIDEWPPSKLATLKDIYPSNHIVEYTEKSLKNLGVETIDLQQFHVWEDSWAERDEWKEMVLKLKQEGKVQSFGISVNRWEPANCLKALESGLIDSIQVIYNIFDQSPEDVLFPYCEKNDIAVIARVPFDEGSLTGKLTLESKWDIGDFRNIYFGSENLPPTIKRIEKLKELVQNEMPLAELALRFIAAHPAVTTMIPGMRQLRNVEANMRIGDGQGLSQEWIDKLRDHRWDRLPTNWSC; encoded by the coding sequence ATGAAATATAAAAAATTTGGAAAGTTAGATTGGAATGTAAGTCAGGTTGGATATGGTATGTGGGGTATGGCAGGTTGGTCAGAGTCAGATGATAAAATATCTAATAAGTCATTGGATAGAGCTATTGAATTGGGTTGTAATTTTTTTGATACAGCGTGGGGATATGCAGAAGGAAGAAGCGAGCAAATTTTAGCTGGATTATTAAAAAGACACTCAGAAAAAAGACTGTATACGGCAACAAAAATTCCTCCGAAAATTGATGAATGGCCGCCAAGTAAATTAGCTACTTTAAAAGATATTTACCCATCAAATCATATCGTAGAGTATACAGAAAAGAGTTTGAAGAATTTAGGAGTTGAAACCATTGATTTGCAACAATTTCATGTATGGGAGGATAGCTGGGCAGAGCGGGATGAATGGAAAGAAATGGTATTAAAACTAAAACAAGAAGGAAAAGTACAATCTTTTGGGATTAGTGTAAACCGATGGGAACCTGCCAATTGCTTGAAAGCACTAGAGTCTGGATTAATCGATTCGATACAAGTTATTTATAATATTTTCGATCAATCTCCCGAAGATGTATTATTTCCGTATTGCGAAAAGAATGATATTGCAGTTATAGCCCGTGTTCCATTTGATGAAGGCTCTCTTACCGGAAAACTTACTTTAGAATCTAAATGGGATATTGGTGATTTTAGAAACATCTATTTTGGCTCCGAAAATTTGCCGCCTACTATAAAACGTATTGAAAAATTAAAAGAACTGGTTCAGAATGAAATGCCATTAGCAGAATTAGCATTGCGTTTTATTGCAGCACATCCTGCCGTTACCACGATGATTCCCGGTATGCGTCAACTACGTAATGTAGAAGCCAATATGCGTATAGGTGATGGACAAGGACTTTCACAAGAATGGATAGATAAACTAAGAGATCATCGTTGGGATCGTTTACCAACAAACTGGTCTTGTTAA
- a CDS encoding sugar phosphate isomerase/epimerase family protein has translation MHRRTFIKKTSNTALGMGLTLSFPSGMIVKEDTLFFKISLAQWSLHRSLRSGKLSTFDFPAKAKNDFDIHAVEYVNQFFIDKAKDHKYLKELKQRTSDLNVENVLIMVDAEGELGNQDKKARLQAIENHYKWIEAAQFLGCKSIRVNLHGEGSRTNVAKAGEDSLVQLSDFAKDYAINIIVENHQSYSTHGDWLSKIMKNVNHSNCGTLPDFGNFYEYDRYQGVKDMMPFAKGISAKSHDFDEQGNETQID, from the coding sequence ATGCACAGAAGAACTTTTATAAAGAAAACTTCAAACACAGCTTTAGGTATGGGATTAACATTATCATTTCCATCTGGTATGATCGTAAAAGAAGACACTTTGTTTTTTAAAATATCACTTGCACAGTGGTCGTTACATAGAAGTTTACGTTCGGGAAAACTTTCAACATTCGATTTTCCTGCGAAAGCTAAAAATGATTTTGATATTCATGCTGTAGAATATGTTAATCAGTTTTTTATAGATAAAGCCAAAGATCATAAATACCTTAAAGAATTAAAACAGCGTACATCAGATCTTAATGTAGAAAATGTTTTGATTATGGTTGATGCAGAAGGTGAATTGGGTAACCAAGATAAAAAAGCAAGATTACAAGCAATAGAAAATCATTATAAATGGATAGAAGCAGCGCAATTTTTAGGATGTAAGTCTATTCGTGTTAATTTACATGGAGAAGGAAGTAGAACGAATGTTGCAAAGGCAGGAGAGGACAGTTTAGTACAATTATCTGATTTCGCTAAAGACTATGCTATCAATATAATAGTCGAAAATCATCAAAGCTATTCTACACATGGTGATTGGTTATCTAAAATCATGAAAAATGTGAACCATAGTAACTGTGGTACGTTGCCAGATTTCGGCAATTTTTATGAATATGACCGATATCAAGGAGTAAAGGATATGATGCCTTTTGCTAAAGGGATTAGTGCCAAATCCCATGATTTTGATGAACAGGGAAATGAAACGCAAATCGACTAA
- a CDS encoding DUF2652 domain-containing protein, which produces MAKSLLFIPDISGFTHFVQNTEVEHSQHVISELLEVLINANTQDLKLAEIEGDALFFYKENEIPSQEKLLAQIETMFTSFYSHLKLLEKNRVCPCNACATAPDLQLKIVAHCGELQFITVQEKRKPFGQVVIEAHRLLKNSIVSDNYALLSDEVSKTIGLPANYESKLYHFRAGKDTYDTKEIVYSFSEISKNKLKLTPFATPEVVSFQCSPSIVLMKEFEIPAAQLLEYITNYSYRHYWAKGVDKFEYNPGEVTRLGTEHVCVIDGKRLNFTTVTKKAGVDEIVYGERTTDAPLHALYQFFIIKSLPDNRCLLTVEVYPEAKSLLHKLMLFLLIKRAIRKSVKTSIDNLEAFVGNDAITS; this is translated from the coding sequence ATGGCAAAATCATTACTCTTTATACCTGATATTTCTGGTTTTACACACTTTGTTCAGAATACCGAGGTAGAGCACAGTCAGCATGTGATTTCTGAGTTGTTAGAAGTTTTGATTAATGCTAATACACAAGATTTAAAACTGGCAGAAATAGAAGGGGACGCATTATTTTTTTATAAAGAAAATGAAATCCCGTCACAAGAAAAGCTACTGGCTCAGATTGAAACAATGTTTACTTCGTTTTATAGTCACCTTAAACTTTTAGAGAAAAACCGTGTTTGCCCTTGTAATGCATGTGCTACAGCACCTGATTTACAGTTAAAAATAGTAGCGCATTGTGGAGAGCTACAATTTATTACAGTTCAGGAAAAACGTAAGCCTTTTGGTCAGGTAGTTATTGAGGCTCATAGATTACTTAAAAACTCAATTGTAAGCGATAACTATGCTTTGTTAAGTGATGAAGTGTCTAAAACTATTGGGCTTCCTGCTAATTATGAGAGTAAATTATACCATTTTAGAGCGGGTAAGGATACTTATGATACCAAAGAAATTGTTTATTCGTTTTCCGAAATAAGTAAAAACAAATTGAAACTTACTCCTTTTGCCACCCCAGAAGTGGTGAGTTTTCAATGTTCTCCGTCTATAGTTTTAATGAAAGAATTCGAAATTCCTGCAGCACAATTATTAGAATATATTACTAATTATAGCTATAGACATTATTGGGCAAAGGGAGTTGATAAATTCGAATATAACCCGGGAGAAGTTACTCGGTTAGGTACCGAACATGTCTGTGTAATTGATGGGAAACGACTCAATTTTACAACAGTAACCAAGAAAGCGGGCGTAGATGAGATTGTCTATGGAGAGCGTACTACAGATGCTCCTTTGCATGCATTGTATCAATTTTTTATTATAAAATCATTACCTGATAATCGATGCTTGTTAACTGTAGAGGTGTACCCTGAGGCAAAATCATTATTGCATAAGTTGATGTTGTTTCTTTTGATAAAAAGAGCCATTAGGAAGTCTGTCAAAACATCTATAGACAATCTTGAAGCATTTGTAGGAAATGACGCTATAACGAGTTAA
- a CDS encoding SMP-30/gluconolactonase/LRE family protein: MKNTIIFTVMFFGTIVFSSCTKEKPIDNSTDFTKEYEFTKGIEGPAVDSKGNLYAVNFKEEGTIGVVNSKGESSLFVKLPTGSIGNGIRFDKSDNMYIADYTNHNILYIKKGSKEVAIFAHDSTMNQPNDIAISSNRTLYASDPNWKKGTGNLWMTSNRKLVLVEKNMGTTNGIEVSPDGKKLYVNESIQRNIWVYDITENGKPINKRIFKTFKDFGLDGMRCDAKGNLYVCRYDKGTVLVLSPEGKELREVQLKGKKPTNIAFGGKNNTQCFVTMADRGCFETFFSQK, translated from the coding sequence TTGAAAAATACTATAATTTTTACGGTAATGTTTTTTGGAACCATAGTTTTTAGTTCATGTACTAAAGAAAAACCTATTGATAATAGTACCGATTTTACTAAAGAATATGAATTTACCAAAGGTATCGAAGGTCCGGCAGTAGATAGTAAAGGAAATCTATATGCAGTTAATTTTAAAGAAGAAGGTACAATAGGTGTTGTTAATAGTAAAGGAGAAAGCTCTTTATTTGTAAAATTACCTACAGGTAGCATTGGTAACGGAATTCGTTTTGATAAATCCGATAATATGTATATAGCAGATTATACAAACCATAACATATTGTATATAAAAAAAGGCTCAAAAGAAGTTGCTATTTTTGCTCATGACTCTACAATGAACCAACCAAATGATATTGCTATTTCTTCTAATAGAACCCTGTATGCAAGTGATCCTAACTGGAAAAAGGGAACAGGTAATTTATGGATGACTTCTAATCGAAAGCTTGTTTTGGTAGAAAAAAATATGGGAACAACTAATGGTATAGAAGTTAGCCCCGATGGAAAGAAATTGTATGTTAATGAATCTATACAACGAAACATTTGGGTGTATGATATAACAGAAAATGGCAAACCTATTAATAAAAGAATATTCAAGACATTCAAAGATTTTGGCTTAGATGGTATGAGATGTGATGCTAAAGGGAATTTATATGTGTGTAGATATGATAAAGGAACTGTATTAGTATTATCTCCTGAAGGTAAAGAATTAAGAGAAGTACAACTAAAAGGGAAGAAACCAACTAATATCGCTTTTGGAGGGAAAAATAATACTCAATGTTTTGTGACAATGGCAGATAGAGGATGTTTTGAGACATTCTTTTCTCAAAAATGA
- a CDS encoding SusD/RagB family nutrient-binding outer membrane lipoprotein, with amino-acid sequence MKNIDNKNYSNIKRQFFTIVLMFGFLTSSCTKDFEEINTNPNLPEESGADNIMGGVQYFTFAEPRFVAWRGNLLYSSQFSHQFSTSVVGSWWDGGDIYDNDQGWTNAVFDKSFTKSSLNLRNLLIKFGELEDTNGQAATKIMMSLFYQKMTDIFGNVPYAEVILPEFEVNPPKYDTQKVIYRSILEDLKAQMDVIGNSTTTISGDNGDFIYEGDPQKWKILANTLRLRMALRSRDAFNADGESAFIDGVIADCLLNPLIDETNEATLIRSRDPLVNGNLDGGFEDVYWGFGTGAGGNGVTGSKWILTDRLVNLMQDNNDPRLPEIAIEAENGGYAGGMSNVRVSPAWEDMSKPGPKIVGTSFSDINDQVPVMVLTAAESYFLQAEAALLGYGGDANSLYQSGILASIDFWGGQDAGDFITNEAIATLSGATQDQLNQVYNQRWLASLTNGYESWALVRRVDMIPQITDNVNFWVSQPNNGNVPKRLQYSSTELISNSVNVQEAINAQGPDIMSTALWWDVN; translated from the coding sequence ATGAAAAACATTGATAATAAAAATTATTCAAACATTAAAAGACAATTTTTCACTATTGTGTTAATGTTTGGTTTCTTAACGTCTTCATGTACTAAAGACTTTGAAGAAATAAATACCAACCCTAATTTACCCGAAGAAAGTGGAGCAGATAACATTATGGGAGGGGTGCAATATTTTACCTTTGCAGAGCCTAGATTTGTGGCATGGAGAGGTAATTTATTATATTCATCACAATTTTCTCATCAATTCTCAACAAGTGTTGTAGGAAGCTGGTGGGATGGTGGTGATATATATGATAATGATCAAGGTTGGACCAATGCTGTATTTGATAAATCTTTTACAAAGAGTAGTTTAAATCTACGTAATTTATTAATCAAATTTGGCGAATTAGAGGATACCAATGGTCAAGCTGCGACCAAAATTATGATGTCTCTTTTTTATCAAAAAATGACTGATATCTTTGGAAATGTCCCTTATGCCGAAGTTATACTGCCTGAGTTTGAAGTGAATCCTCCAAAATATGACACTCAAAAAGTTATTTATAGAAGCATTTTAGAAGATCTAAAAGCACAAATGGATGTCATAGGAAACTCAACAACAACTATTAGTGGTGATAACGGAGATTTTATATATGAAGGAGATCCTCAAAAGTGGAAAATTTTGGCAAATACATTACGATTACGCATGGCATTACGAAGTAGAGATGCGTTTAATGCAGATGGAGAAAGCGCTTTTATTGATGGTGTCATAGCAGATTGCTTATTAAATCCATTAATAGACGAAACTAATGAGGCTACACTAATTAGATCTCGTGACCCTCTGGTTAATGGTAATCTGGATGGTGGTTTTGAAGATGTTTATTGGGGATTTGGAACTGGTGCAGGAGGTAATGGAGTTACAGGTTCTAAATGGATTTTAACAGATAGACTTGTAAATCTTATGCAAGATAATAATGATCCAAGATTACCAGAAATTGCAATTGAAGCAGAAAATGGAGGGTATGCTGGAGGTATGTCTAATGTAAGAGTTTCTCCAGCCTGGGAGGATATGTCTAAGCCTGGACCAAAAATAGTAGGAACGTCTTTTTCTGACATTAATGATCAAGTACCTGTAATGGTATTAACAGCAGCCGAATCCTATTTTTTACAAGCAGAAGCTGCATTGTTAGGATATGGAGGAGATGCTAATAGTTTATACCAAAGTGGTATACTAGCTAGTATTGATTTTTGGGGAGGTCAAGATGCCGGTGATTTCATAACAAATGAAGCTATTGCTACATTAAGTGGTGCTACTCAGGATCAGCTTAATCAGGTGTATAACCAAAGATGGTTAGCATCTTTAACAAACGGATATGAGAGTTGGGCATTGGTAAGAAGGGTAGATATGATACCACAAATAACCGATAATGTTAATTTTTGGGTAAGCCAACCTAATAATGGTAATGTTCCTAAAAGATTACAATATTCTAGTACAGAATTAATCTCTAATAGTGTTAATGTACAAGAAGCAATTAATGCTCAAGGTCCAGATATAATGTCTACGGCTCTTTGGTGGGATGTAAATTAA
- a CDS encoding SDR family NAD(P)-dependent oxidoreductase, which yields MKLENQVFIITGATSGMGKAIAVLYAKEGAKLVLSGRNTQRGNALVEELKSISADAIFHAGDVGIPEVNKELVSRAITKYKKLNGIVSNAGVLGLGSLTEISIEDWHETLNINFNSFFYLCKYAIPYIKKEKGVIIANASIAAFKCFPNHAAYCASKAALVSLVKQSALDYGPEIRINAICPGPVDTPLIWDSAKAFKKPDEAIDNVKNATILKRLGTPEDIAKLALFLASEDSSWMTGSALTIDGGIMATS from the coding sequence ATGAAATTAGAAAATCAGGTATTTATTATTACCGGAGCTACAAGTGGTATGGGAAAAGCTATTGCTGTTTTATATGCAAAAGAAGGAGCTAAATTAGTGCTGAGTGGTAGAAACACACAGAGAGGAAATGCACTTGTAGAAGAGTTAAAATCGATATCTGCAGATGCTATATTTCATGCAGGTGATGTAGGAATTCCTGAAGTGAATAAAGAACTCGTTTCCAGAGCGATTACCAAATACAAAAAACTTAATGGTATAGTAAGTAATGCAGGAGTCTTAGGGTTGGGAAGTCTTACCGAGATTAGTATTGAAGACTGGCATGAAACCCTGAATATAAATTTTAATTCGTTCTTTTATTTATGTAAATATGCTATTCCATATATCAAAAAAGAGAAAGGAGTCATCATTGCTAATGCATCAATAGCTGCATTTAAATGTTTCCCAAACCACGCTGCCTATTGCGCATCAAAAGCTGCGTTAGTCTCATTAGTTAAGCAATCAGCATTAGATTATGGTCCTGAAATACGCATTAATGCTATTTGTCCCGGACCTGTAGATACACCTCTGATCTGGGATTCTGCAAAAGCATTTAAAAAGCCTGATGAAGCTATTGATAATGTAAAAAATGCTACCATATTAAAACGTTTGGGTACACCAGAAGATATTGCTAAACTAGCATTGTTTTTGGCATCAGAAGATTCTTCTTGGATGACAGGTTCTGCCCTAACTATTGATGGAGGAATTATGGCGACCTCTTAA
- a CDS encoding dienelactone hydrolase family protein: protein MAYSIIKKKRYLFLLTIQLLANCSSSDSVIDTNTNDLVELNTIPSGVQKAYLKGSTKSQYGFYAYVPSEYNIANTEKFPLLIHLHGGGARGDSSVNPNDLNSILFDGPSSLIYKNQWNPKHPMIVVSPQSPSIWNTENLHNFIAFLINNLKIDTQRIYMTGFSMGGKGCYDYVSSKGSNSYVVAIVPIAGWGDVSTGNQFTNIPVWAFHGDADRIISYDKSISMVNAINAENPTTKAKITIYSGVGHDSWSRTYDNTGRGSGNSAYDPFDISIYEWMYLYKKTDL, encoded by the coding sequence ATGGCATATTCTATTATCAAAAAAAAGAGGTACTTGTTTTTATTAACCATTCAATTACTTGCCAATTGTAGCTCAAGTGATAGTGTTATAGATACAAATACAAATGATCTTGTTGAGTTAAATACAATCCCGTCAGGTGTGCAGAAAGCATATCTAAAAGGGTCTACAAAATCCCAATATGGATTCTATGCATATGTTCCTTCTGAATATAATATCGCCAATACAGAAAAATTCCCTTTATTGATTCACTTACATGGAGGTGGAGCAAGAGGAGATAGTTCTGTAAATCCAAATGATTTAAATTCTATTTTATTCGACGGTCCTTCGTCGTTAATATATAAAAATCAATGGAATCCTAAACACCCTATGATTGTTGTATCGCCCCAATCCCCATCTATTTGGAATACGGAAAACTTACACAATTTTATTGCTTTTTTGATTAATAACCTAAAGATAGATACACAACGAATATACATGACAGGATTTAGTATGGGAGGGAAAGGTTGCTATGATTATGTTTCTTCAAAAGGCAGTAATTCATATGTAGTAGCCATAGTTCCTATCGCAGGATGGGGAGATGTATCAACAGGAAATCAATTTACTAATATTCCTGTTTGGGCATTTCATGGAGATGCAGATAGGATTATTTCATATGATAAATCGATTTCAATGGTTAATGCAATTAATGCAGAAAACCCAACAACAAAAGCCAAGATAACCATATACTCTGGTGTCGGTCATGACTCTTGGTCCAGAACTTATGATAATACAGGGAGAGGCAGCGGAAACAGTGCGTATGACCCCTTTGATATCAGTATTTATGAGTGGATGTATTTATATAAGAAGACCGATTTATAA
- a CDS encoding beta-N-acetylhexosaminidase, whose protein sequence is MKKNILIFVFIVSCFQTNAQVELSEKYELMPWPKEITENGQKFIIKEDFTITVNKDNINPKIGNATTKFLRRLSDRTGVFIDEGFATIASKSKDPSLVINYTREGKLELNEDESYELSVLDNQITLTAITDIGVIRGLETLLQLNAHTKTEYFFHGVNIKDAPRFPWRGLMIDVARHYEPLEVLKNNLDAMAAVKMNVFHWHLTEDQGFRVEIKSRPKFHQLASDGQYYTHEQIKELVAYASNLGIRVVPEFDIPGHATSWLVAYPEMASKDTIYKIERYAGIFNPTLDPTKEVTYEIITDVFSEIAPLFPDKYFHIGGDENEGKHWDENDKIREFKKKNKIKDNHELQAYFNIKIQKILKEQGKIMMGWDEILQPTLPKDVVIHSWRGKEAMLKAAKQGYKTVLSKGYYIDLLKSIRHHYANEPISKDHGLTEEQLKNILGGEATMWGELVTPVSIDSRIWPRTAAIAEKLWSSNEVNDADNMLKRLEKVNYRLEELGISHIRNRNVILRNISNNQELKSLITLTKICEPLKAYQRNKGGVEYKSYSPFTQFVDACNTDAIDAILFNKSVKKYLKSNGNVEKQEIIALLNKWITNHTDFSKINNNPTLAKLEPLSSKLEELSSILKKGLTRGSINKAEHQKSIAIIDFLSKPIADTELVTIPAIKKLISGLEIKNVKP, encoded by the coding sequence ATGAAAAAAAATATATTAATTTTTGTTTTTATAGTATCATGTTTTCAAACTAACGCACAAGTTGAGTTGTCAGAGAAATATGAGTTAATGCCCTGGCCAAAAGAAATCACAGAGAACGGTCAAAAATTTATCATTAAAGAAGATTTTACGATTACAGTAAATAAAGACAATATTAATCCCAAAATAGGTAACGCAACAACCAAATTTCTGAGAAGACTATCTGATAGAACAGGAGTATTTATTGACGAAGGATTTGCAACAATTGCCTCTAAAAGTAAAGACCCATCTTTGGTTATAAATTATACCAGAGAAGGTAAACTAGAGTTAAATGAAGACGAATCCTATGAACTTTCAGTATTAGATAACCAAATAACCTTAACAGCTATAACAGATATAGGTGTAATAAGAGGATTAGAAACCTTATTACAGCTTAATGCTCACACTAAAACCGAATATTTTTTTCATGGAGTTAATATTAAAGACGCACCCAGATTTCCCTGGAGAGGTTTAATGATAGATGTCGCTAGGCATTATGAACCACTAGAAGTGCTAAAAAATAACTTAGATGCCATGGCTGCTGTAAAAATGAATGTTTTTCATTGGCATTTAACCGAGGATCAAGGTTTTAGAGTGGAGATAAAATCAAGACCTAAATTTCATCAATTAGCATCAGATGGACAATACTATACTCATGAGCAGATAAAAGAATTAGTAGCGTATGCATCCAACTTAGGAATTAGAGTTGTCCCCGAATTTGATATACCAGGTCATGCTACTTCTTGGTTAGTAGCATATCCAGAAATGGCAAGTAAGGACACTATCTATAAAATAGAAAGATATGCAGGTATTTTTAATCCTACTTTGGATCCTACAAAAGAAGTTACCTACGAAATTATTACTGATGTGTTTTCAGAAATTGCCCCACTTTTTCCTGATAAATATTTCCATATTGGAGGTGATGAAAATGAAGGTAAGCATTGGGATGAAAACGATAAAATCCGAGAGTTTAAGAAGAAAAATAAAATAAAAGACAACCATGAATTGCAAGCGTATTTTAATATCAAAATTCAAAAAATATTAAAAGAGCAAGGAAAAATCATGATGGGATGGGACGAAATTTTGCAACCAACTTTACCCAAAGATGTTGTTATACATTCCTGGAGAGGTAAAGAAGCAATGCTAAAAGCAGCTAAACAAGGTTATAAAACAGTGTTGTCCAAAGGGTATTATATAGATTTACTTAAATCTATTAGACATCATTATGCAAATGAACCTATTTCAAAAGATCATGGCTTAACAGAAGAACAACTAAAAAATATCTTGGGAGGAGAAGCAACAATGTGGGGGGAATTAGTTACTCCTGTTTCTATAGATTCTAGAATTTGGCCTAGAACAGCTGCAATTGCAGAAAAATTATGGTCATCTAATGAGGTTAATGATGCAGATAATATGCTTAAAAGATTAGAGAAAGTTAATTACAGGTTAGAAGAATTAGGGATTTCTCACATAAGGAATAGAAATGTGATTTTAAGGAATATTAGTAATAATCAAGAATTAAAATCATTGATTACTCTTACAAAAATTTGTGAACCGTTAAAAGCATACCAAAGAAATAAAGGAGGAGTTGAGTATAAATCGTATTCGCCATTTACGCAATTTGTAGACGCATGTAATACAGATGCTATTGATGCTATACTGTTTAATAAAAGTGTAAAAAAATATTTAAAATCTAATGGAAATGTTGAAAAACAGGAAATTATAGCATTACTCAACAAATGGATAACAAATCATACTGATTTCAGCAAAATAAATAATAATCCAACACTAGCAAAATTAGAACCTTTATCTTCAAAATTAGAAGAACTATCATCCATTCTAAAAAAAGGATTAACTAGAGGAAGTATAAACAAAGCTGAGCATCAAAAATCAATAGCTATTATTGATTTTCTTAGCAAACCAATTGCTGACACAGAACTCGTAACAATACCGGCAATTAAAAAGCTAATCTCAGGATTAGAAATTAAAAATGTAAAACCTTAA